One segment of Megachile rotundata isolate GNS110a chromosome 6, iyMegRotu1, whole genome shotgun sequence DNA contains the following:
- the LOC100877325 gene encoding uncharacterized protein LOC100877325 isoform X1, with amino-acid sequence MSDIYCAEQIKIPPTFPNILKLYMKAAIRTQPYDLLRWTSAYFRALANDEVPPVKKRLEYPPFSHPTGITPGYLKTLLNVFGRVETICLASLLSRWQGIALSESILFQILSVGNLLPARECHFYKFLAIACGFLGKNLLETMVYVCELLTEEPEGGSAMIPLTTFLNLYVFLAELDCSGQCTCAPPVRKDTEELFRPCGSSLDSDRSSVLDSKLFRTSSTVLEEAEDTGHKDICGLSVSQDSRSSETLLVLKEFGIDARKSEIDELHQGRLQQQLPPEGGEIETRPIDQEHREKNELEKSHPDSHRIDQPDYHPSADQQDDHDFPFYDMDDIYDRDKDSSISYGEEGSAEETVSSDRLYDDYEPIGLKDILQGICECLQPVPEIVRAPTPPPPDPVEEFLKRMKTEVEEGRLQTVIKVPGIGPRVSVNRITAVGVWLADCGRRQEGMVGPRNITHFLCPELEDTPNDDISDYD; translated from the exons ATGTCGGACATTTATTGCGCGGAGCAGATTAAAATTCcgcctacatttccaaatattttaaaactgtaCATGAAAGCGGCCATTCGTACACAGCCATACGATCTTTTGCGATGGACCAGCGCTTACTTCCGAGCCCTCGCAAACGACGAAGTGCCACCTGTGAAA AAACGATTGGAGTACCCTCCCTTCAGTCACCCTACTGGTATCACGCCTGGCTACCTGAAGACCCTTTTGAACGTGTTCGGTCGCGTGGAGACAATCTGCCTGGCGAGTTTGCTGTCGAGGTGGCAAGGCATCGCGCTGTCCGAATCGATCCTGTTCCAGATTTTATCGGTGGGCAATCTCCTGCCCGCCAGAGAATGCcacttttacaaatttctcgCGATCGCTTGCGGATTCCTGGGCAAG AACCTGCTCGAAACGATGGTGTACGTGTGCGAATTGCTGACGGAAGAACCAGAAGGTGGTTCCGCGATGATACCTCTGACGACTTTCCTTAACCTTTACGTGTTCCTGGCCGAGCTGGATTGCAGCGGTCAATGTACCTGTGCTCCACCGGTGCGGAAGGATACGGAGGAGCTTTTTCGTCCTTGCGGATCTAGCCTCGATTCCGATCGGTCCAGTGTGCTCGATTCGAAATTATTCCGGACGTCGTCCACCGTGCTTGAAGAG GCGGAAGACACCGGTCATAAGGATATTTGCGGACTTTCCGTGAGCCAAGACAGTCGATCATCGGAGACGTTGCTAGTTCTTAAGGAATTCGGAATTGATGCGAGGAAGTCGGAAATTGATGAACTGCATCAAGGAAGGCTACAGCAACAGCTTCCTCCGGAGGGAGGCGAGATCGAAACTCGGCCGATCGATCAAGAACATCGGGAGAAAAACGAG TTAGAAAAGAGCCACCCCGACTCTCATCGTATTGATCAGCCTGATTACCATCCATCGGCCGATCAACAGGACGACCACGATTTTCCTTTCTACGACATGGACGATATCTACGACAGAGACAAGGATTCGTCCATCAGTTACGGCGAAGAGGGAAGCGCAGAGGAAACGGTGTCGTCTGATCGCCTGTACGACGACTACGAACCTATCGGCCTCAAAGATATTCTTCAGGGTATATGCGAGTGTCTGCAGCCGGTTCCAGAAATCGTACGCGCCCCTACGCCGCCACCACCGGACCCTGTCGAAGAGTTCTTGAAAAGAATGAAAACGGAAGTAGAGGAAGGCCGCCTGCAGACGGTTATTAAAGTGCCTGGGATCGGTCCACGGGTGTCCGTGAATCGCATCACCGCTGTCGGAGTGTGGCTGGCGGATTGTGGTCGTCGCCAGGAAGGAATGGTTGGACCCCGGAACATCACGCACTTTTTATGTCCGGAACTCGAGGATACTCCGAACGATGATATTTCCGATTACGATTGA
- the LOC100877325 gene encoding uncharacterized protein LOC100877325 isoform X2 produces MSDIYCAEQIKIPPTFPNILKLYMKAAIRTQPYDLLRWTSAYFRALANDEVPPVKKRLEYPPFSHPTGITPGYLKTLLNVFGRVETICLASLLSRWQGIALSESILFQILSVGNLLPARECHFYKFLAIACGFLGKAEDTGHKDICGLSVSQDSRSSETLLVLKEFGIDARKSEIDELHQGRLQQQLPPEGGEIETRPIDQEHREKNELEKSHPDSHRIDQPDYHPSADQQDDHDFPFYDMDDIYDRDKDSSISYGEEGSAEETVSSDRLYDDYEPIGLKDILQGICECLQPVPEIVRAPTPPPPDPVEEFLKRMKTEVEEGRLQTVIKVPGIGPRVSVNRITAVGVWLADCGRRQEGMVGPRNITHFLCPELEDTPNDDISDYD; encoded by the exons ATGTCGGACATTTATTGCGCGGAGCAGATTAAAATTCcgcctacatttccaaatattttaaaactgtaCATGAAAGCGGCCATTCGTACACAGCCATACGATCTTTTGCGATGGACCAGCGCTTACTTCCGAGCCCTCGCAAACGACGAAGTGCCACCTGTGAAA AAACGATTGGAGTACCCTCCCTTCAGTCACCCTACTGGTATCACGCCTGGCTACCTGAAGACCCTTTTGAACGTGTTCGGTCGCGTGGAGACAATCTGCCTGGCGAGTTTGCTGTCGAGGTGGCAAGGCATCGCGCTGTCCGAATCGATCCTGTTCCAGATTTTATCGGTGGGCAATCTCCTGCCCGCCAGAGAATGCcacttttacaaatttctcgCGATCGCTTGCGGATTCCTGGGCAAG GCGGAAGACACCGGTCATAAGGATATTTGCGGACTTTCCGTGAGCCAAGACAGTCGATCATCGGAGACGTTGCTAGTTCTTAAGGAATTCGGAATTGATGCGAGGAAGTCGGAAATTGATGAACTGCATCAAGGAAGGCTACAGCAACAGCTTCCTCCGGAGGGAGGCGAGATCGAAACTCGGCCGATCGATCAAGAACATCGGGAGAAAAACGAG TTAGAAAAGAGCCACCCCGACTCTCATCGTATTGATCAGCCTGATTACCATCCATCGGCCGATCAACAGGACGACCACGATTTTCCTTTCTACGACATGGACGATATCTACGACAGAGACAAGGATTCGTCCATCAGTTACGGCGAAGAGGGAAGCGCAGAGGAAACGGTGTCGTCTGATCGCCTGTACGACGACTACGAACCTATCGGCCTCAAAGATATTCTTCAGGGTATATGCGAGTGTCTGCAGCCGGTTCCAGAAATCGTACGCGCCCCTACGCCGCCACCACCGGACCCTGTCGAAGAGTTCTTGAAAAGAATGAAAACGGAAGTAGAGGAAGGCCGCCTGCAGACGGTTATTAAAGTGCCTGGGATCGGTCCACGGGTGTCCGTGAATCGCATCACCGCTGTCGGAGTGTGGCTGGCGGATTGTGGTCGTCGCCAGGAAGGAATGGTTGGACCCCGGAACATCACGCACTTTTTATGTCCGGAACTCGAGGATACTCCGAACGATGATATTTCCGATTACGATTGA
- the Pla2 gene encoding phospholipase A2: protein MLLPRFASILVLCLCHDVYVHAWSMYRVTNRMGNEEIMERIQVIFPGTLWCGSGNKASNPNELGKKNETDACCREHDMCPDIIEARQSKHGLTNSAYYTRLSCECDDKFYNCLHRSKDGIGGTVGYMYFSGLSTQCFRNDYPIVKCKRTTGIFFKTCLEYELDTSQPKKYQWFDVRPWN from the exons ATGCTGCTTCCGAGATTCGCGTCGATTCTCGTTCTCTGCCTTTGTCACGATGTCTACGTACACGCGTGGTCGATGTATAGGGTCACGAACAGAATGGGCAACGAGGAAATAATGGAAAGAATACAGGTAATATTCCCAG GGACTTTATGGTGCGGTAGCGGTAACAAGGCATCGAATCCGAACGAGCTAGGGAAAAAGAATGAAACGGACGCGTGCTGTCGAGAGCACGATATGTGCCCAGACATAATCGAGGCTAGACAGAGCAAACACGGATTGACCAATAGCGCTTACTACACGAG GCTAAGTTGCGAGTGCGACGACAAATTCTACAATTGTCTTCACCGTTCCAAAGATGGCATAGGTGGTACGGTGGGATACATGTACTTCAGCGGTCTAAGCACCCAGTGTTTCCGCAACGATTATCCGATCGTGAAATGCAAACGCACGACCGGCATATT TTTTAAGACTTGTCTGGAGTACGAACTGGACACGAGCCAACCAAAGAAATACCAGTGGTTCGACGTGCGTCCGTGGAATTGA